Below is a window of Shinella sp. PSBB067 DNA.
AAATCGGAGGAAACGCATCGTCTATACCGACGCTGAAAAGACAGGCCTGAAAATTCCATGACGGACTGAGGCCGCTCCAGCGCTCCTGGAAAACGGCATTCAGAAAATCCTGATCGAACATCCTCATGCCATTCGCATGGGCGGCAACATAATCTTGCAACAATGCTGCGAAATCGAGTTCCAGCCAAGCGGCCACGTCGATAACCAGCACACCGGAATTTAAATATTGGGGCGCATGAACGCCGATGGAGGCCAGCCACTCAGTTCTGCTCATCTCCGGAAGCGGAGAATCATGCGTGACTTCAAAGTCGTGCGTCGCAGCCAACCCGTGCGGAAGTGGCAGCGACCATATTCTATCGTCTCGTCGGATGGGAAGCAGATCCGCGTCCAGATAGATAACCCGCTCGTATTGCTTCAAAAAGCGGGGCGCAAATATCCGCAGATAAACGATCCTTGGCCATTTCTCGCTCGACGGCACGCCGTCGGGCAGCAAGCAGGACAGTTCGTTTTCATGATAGTATACGCCAGGCACAGCGGCCCGTCGCTTCGCGGAGGTTGCGCCGCCCTCAACAAAGATGTGCACATCCAGTCGCCAAGTGCGCACAAGATGACATGCCAGAGCGAATGCGACTGGCTCAAGCCGTTCATCGACGACATAATAGAATGCGTGTTGGGAGCTCATTTCGGTACCGCATACAGCCATTGCATTTCCCCGCCGCGAAACTCGTCCAGCAACAGCGGAGCAATCGGGCCATGGACGCCAGCCAGTTCCGGATACATCTTCACGTCGCGCGCAGTCTGATCGACGATCTTCATCGTATGCGTATCCGCGAAATAATCGATCAGGATATTGCTCACGTTTGGCACGAACAGATCGTGCAACTCTATGATAAAGCTGGAAACGGCCGAAACGCCGCGCGGCATTTCCACCACGTATTGCTCAAAACCTTCGCAGTCGAGTATGAAAAGCGGCTTGACCGGAGCAACGTCTGCGATGCCCGCCAGCGGATTTGCGTAATCGAACCTATCGAGCCTAGTAATCTCCACTTCGTTCAAACGCGCGCAATGGTCGAGCGACTTGAATGACTTGACATCGATATCGTAGGTATATACCCGCGCTTCGGGAAGCCGGCGCTTCATACCGATCGCATAATACCCCTCCGAAGCGCCGATATTAACGATAATGCTAGGCTTGCGCGCCACTTCCTCCTCAAGGGCAAAAAAAATCTCGGCCTCATATGACCCCACGATTTTAGCCAGAACGTCATAATCGCTCCAAGCGCCCTCTTCCGGTAACCACAGTCCTTCGAAAGGACCTCTGGCAACCCGGTATCCCGTCTTTTTCAAGATATCCCGAACCAGCAGCCGCTTGTAAGCTAGTGCGGCATCAAGAAAATTCTTTTCGTATGAACTAGTTCGCAGGCGGTAGACGCCCAAACCCAAGGGCCGAAGAATCGTTTCGATAATTGCTTTCTTGCCCAACTATATCTCCATATTATGCTTCGCCTACCGAGCACCACAAATCCGACTTGCGACGATCATGAACATCAAAGTGCGAAAAACTGGTCCCACACTTGGCCCATTTACTCCAACGCACAAAGAAGTATCGCCGATAAATAAGTCCATACGGCAGATTGCGGACGATTTCTAGATCTCCACCAGCCCCACCTTCTTCACCTGCCGGATCGTCAGCATCGTCCGCACGGTATCCACCTGCGGGTTTGCGGT
It encodes the following:
- a CDS encoding glycosyltransferase is translated as MAVCGTEMSSQHAFYYVVDERLEPVAFALACHLVRTWRLDVHIFVEGGATSAKRRAAVPGVYYHENELSCLLPDGVPSSEKWPRIVYLRIFAPRFLKQYERVIYLDADLLPIRRDDRIWSLPLPHGLAATHDFEVTHDSPLPEMSRTEWLASIGVHAPQYLNSGVLVIDVAAWLELDFAALLQDYVAAHANGMRMFDQDFLNAVFQERWSGLSPSWNFQACLFSVGIDDAFPPIFLHFSKPDKPWMGRFREGVDDLDNWGYQYLSKAARRAGVDMNGLLSPKKINVLSRLKYDFRRHISGLGYRPSKERKLRGEVALRRENLIAYLADVKARGGFADRREYEIPSSFREAVFDGKTLRLPAGGQFNDLLMMVELVEDMA